Proteins encoded by one window of Candidatus Tanganyikabacteria bacterium:
- a CDS encoding GMC family oxidoreductase, whose protein sequence is MKALPFHHPEHPAVVRDPAGPLTLEADVCVIGTGAGGSTLAAELAEGGLDVVMVEKGPYVTRADMTQRERDMMPLLFEDAGARTTRDGAILVWHGHAVGGTTVLNNAICFDPPDAVLARWKAGFGVEGASKADLAPSLAKARFVLGVQKIQEHEINRNAEVMMRGARKLGLKGDVFEHNRIACLQSGFCMMGCSYDRKQNHHITYVPRALSFGARLCPDTLIDKLELDGRRIARATGSIKNRKTGERHPFEIRARAFAVAGGAISTPALLLSNGLADSSGQVGRNLWIHPAGPVVAIMDEEIRYNRGIPQVYFVDALGKDGVGGFLLEAITGGPSQTGGMVPAFGNVLHATMKEFNHFAGAVVLAKDERPGSVTVSARGVPVVDYVLQEPDATTIRDGYQLMARIYLAAGARQVMIPHVNRAYYRTEADVAKIASLDLSPGSAGLYTGHQMGTCRMGEDPGKSVVDSGGKAHDLANLYVVDSSVFPTSLGVNPQITITTLATHFARRMLRDKPKLLGT, encoded by the coding sequence ATGAAGGCCCTGCCGTTTCATCACCCCGAACATCCCGCGGTCGTGCGGGATCCCGCCGGGCCTCTGACGCTGGAGGCGGACGTCTGCGTGATAGGCACGGGGGCGGGGGGTTCCACCCTGGCCGCCGAACTGGCCGAAGGCGGCCTCGACGTCGTCATGGTGGAGAAGGGCCCGTACGTGACCCGCGCGGACATGACGCAGCGGGAGCGGGACATGATGCCGCTCCTTTTCGAGGATGCCGGCGCCCGCACCACCCGGGACGGCGCCATCCTGGTGTGGCACGGCCACGCGGTGGGGGGCACCACCGTGCTCAACAACGCCATCTGCTTCGATCCGCCCGATGCGGTGCTGGCCCGCTGGAAAGCCGGGTTCGGCGTCGAAGGCGCCAGCAAGGCCGACCTGGCGCCCTCGCTGGCCAAGGCCCGCTTCGTCCTGGGCGTGCAGAAGATCCAGGAGCACGAGATCAACCGCAACGCCGAGGTGATGATGCGGGGCGCCCGGAAACTGGGCCTCAAGGGCGACGTCTTCGAGCACAACCGTATCGCCTGCCTGCAGAGCGGGTTCTGCATGATGGGCTGCTCCTACGACCGCAAGCAGAACCACCACATCACCTACGTGCCGCGCGCGCTGTCGTTCGGCGCCCGGCTCTGCCCCGACACCCTGATCGACAAGCTGGAACTCGACGGCCGCCGCATCGCGCGGGCGACGGGTTCGATCAAGAACCGCAAGACCGGCGAGCGGCATCCCTTCGAGATCCGGGCGCGGGCCTTCGCGGTGGCAGGCGGCGCGATCTCGACGCCGGCCCTGCTTTTGTCCAACGGCCTGGCCGACAGCAGCGGCCAGGTCGGCCGCAACCTCTGGATCCACCCCGCCGGGCCGGTCGTGGCCATCATGGACGAGGAGATCCGCTACAACCGCGGGATTCCCCAGGTCTACTTCGTGGACGCCCTCGGCAAGGACGGCGTGGGCGGGTTCCTGCTGGAAGCCATCACGGGCGGCCCGTCGCAGACAGGCGGCATGGTGCCGGCATTCGGCAATGTTCTCCACGCCACGATGAAGGAGTTCAACCATTTCGCCGGAGCGGTCGTGCTGGCCAAGGACGAGCGACCCGGGAGCGTCACGGTGAGCGCCCGGGGAGTGCCCGTCGTAGATTACGTGCTGCAAGAGCCTGACGCCACGACCATCCGGGATGGCTATCAGCTCATGGCGCGGATTTACCTGGCGGCAGGCGCCAGGCAGGTGATGATCCCCCATGTCAATCGCGCCTATTACCGGACGGAGGCCGACGTCGCCAAGATCGCCTCCCTCGACCTCTCCCCCGGCAGCGCCGGCCTGTATACTGGGCACCAGATGGGAACCTGCCGGATGGGCGAGGACCCCGGGAAGAGCGTCGTCGATTCGGGTGGCAAGGCGCACGATCTGGCCAACCTCTACGTCGTGGACAGTTCGGTCTTTCCCACGTCGCTCGGCGTGAATCCGCAGATCACCATCACCACGCTAGCCACCCACTTCGCGCGGCGGATGCTGCGCGACAAACCCAAGCTACTGGGAACCTGA